CAGGCGCTGTTTCGTAAAAAATAAAGGAGAGGCTTTGTGATGAAATATCTGCTGGACTATCAAGAGGGAGAGAGGGTAGTCGCGTACTGCCTGGTAAAAAGCAAAGAAGCGGGCGTGGCCAGCAATCAGAGCGAGTACCTCAATCTGGAACTGGGAGACCGCTCGGGCACGATCGCAGCCAAGCTGTGGGACGTAGGGCCTGAGCTGAAAGAAGCGATCCAGGTCAAGTCCATCGTAAAAATCGACGCGGTCGTGCAGACCTATCGAGGTAAAAAGCAGCTCGTCATCCAGCGGATCCGGCTTGCCACAGCCGCTGATGAAGTATCGATGGAGTCGCTGGTCCCGGTCTCTCCCGTCCCGCCTGAGGAGCTGTGGGAAAAGCTGACCAAAGCGGTAGACAGCCTGAAGAGCCCGACGCTGAAAACGATAGTGACAGAGGCGCTGCGGGATCCGGAGACGGGTGAACGCCTCCGCTCCTATCCGGCTGGCGTGCGGATGCATCATCAATACTACCACGGCTTGCTGGAGCATATCGTCTCCCTGCTCGCGGCGGCGGAGCGGCTGCTCCCGCTCTATCCCCAGGTGGACCGGGATGTGCTGGTGGCCACTTGCATCCTGCACGACATCGGCAAGCTGTACGAGCTGTCCGATCCGATCGCTCCCGAATACACGACGCCGGGCCAATTGATCGGCCATCTGGTGATGGGCGTCGAGATGGTGAGCGGCATCTGCCGCAAGCACGGCATTCCGCTGGGAGACGCGGAGGTGCTTCATCTCAAGCACTGCATCCTCAGCCACCACGGCGAGGTGGAGAACGGCTGGGGCAGCGCGGTCTCGGGCAAGACGCCGACGGCGATCCTTTTTCACTATTTGGACATGATCGACAGCAAGATGAACGCCCTCGGCCAGACCTTGACCGACATGGGAGAGGAAGAGGAGTGGGCGTATTCCGCTGTCGTCAAACGAAAAATCTGGCGCGGCTTCTGAGGGGATTGCGTGACATTCGAGCGAATCCGTAGTAGGATTTTTTTTAT
This sequence is a window from Brevibacillus composti. Protein-coding genes within it:
- a CDS encoding 3'-5' exoribonuclease YhaM family protein, with the protein product MKYLLDYQEGERVVAYCLVKSKEAGVASNQSEYLNLELGDRSGTIAAKLWDVGPELKEAIQVKSIVKIDAVVQTYRGKKQLVIQRIRLATAADEVSMESLVPVSPVPPEELWEKLTKAVDSLKSPTLKTIVTEALRDPETGERLRSYPAGVRMHHQYYHGLLEHIVSLLAAAERLLPLYPQVDRDVLVATCILHDIGKLYELSDPIAPEYTTPGQLIGHLVMGVEMVSGICRKHGIPLGDAEVLHLKHCILSHHGEVENGWGSAVSGKTPTAILFHYLDMIDSKMNALGQTLTDMGEEEEWAYSAVVKRKIWRGF